Proteins encoded by one window of Carassius auratus strain Wakin chromosome 8, ASM336829v1, whole genome shotgun sequence:
- the LOC113107550 gene encoding transcription factor 15 → MAFAMLRPMATHRAYPDVAMMSEDEENRSESDGSSEQSYGCCPSAEKRRQMSTVSSVVIVKQRNAANARERDRTQSVNTAFTALRTLIPTEPVDRKLSKIETLRLASSYISHLANVLLIGDGGEDAQPCVSAVYSAQGDSGGKQPRTICTFCLSSQRKGIKDGTDCVRMRGITSLRVTRR, encoded by the exons ATGGCATTTGCCATGCTACGGCCCATGGCGACTCATCGAGCGTACCCGGATGTTGCCATGATGTCCGAGGATGAGGAGAACCGCAGCGAGAGCGACGGCAGCTCGGAGCAGAGCTACGGCTGCTGTCCCAGTGCGGAGAAGCGGCGGCAGATGTCCACGGTGAGCAGTGTGGTGATAGTAAAGCAACGGAACGCAGCCAACGCGCGGGAACGCGACAGGACGCAGAGCGTCAACACTGCTTTCACGGCGTTACGGACTCTTATTCCCACCGAGCCGGTGGACAGAAAGCTGTCAAAAATTGAGACTCTGCGCTTAGCCTCCAGTTACATCTCACATCTGGCCAATGTGCTCCTGATAGGGGACGGAGGAGAGGACGCGCAGCCGTGCGTGAGCGCGGTTTACAGCGCGCAGGGGGACAGCGGAGGCAAGCAGCCGCGCACCATATGTACTTTTTGCCTCAGCAGCCAGAGAAAAGGG ATAAAGGACGGGACTGACTGTGTCCGTATGCGGGGTATCACGTCATTGCGCGTGACACGCCGGTAG
- the LOC113107551 gene encoding uncharacterized protein LOC113107551: protein MRISHVTSAIMNRLIVLALTLDIVVGSDEVTFVTASCRDDITLHCTFHKNCQNYTSVTWYKFNDNSSDGASKMTIVIKSENVIQTDKHNNSLSLDKNASLVLRKVTPAKSGIYMCLIRAKAGGMNCQNRVRLNISDCVSTASPIIFNFSTKFTNESWANISIPLPRVNDESVLFVLWGCVGLAVSKLVLSAFCIWVFKELSKLKRRET, encoded by the exons ATGCGCATCTCACATGTCACCAGTGCGATAATGAATCGCTTGATTGTGTTGG CACTGACCCTTGATATAGTTGTTGGCAGCGATGAAGTCACCTTCGTCACCGCAAGTTGCAGAGATGACATAACTTTGCACTGTACTTTCCATAAAAATTGTCAGAACTACACCTCTGTTACATGGTACAAG ttcaaCGATAACAGCAGTGACGGAGCTTCAAAAATGACAATTGtcataaaatctgaaaatgtcaTCCAGACTGATAAGCACAACAATTCTTTATCACTGGATAAAAATGCATCTTTGGTTTTAAGGAAAGTTACTCCTGCCAAATCTGGGATCTACATGTGTTTAATAAGAGCCAAAGCTGGAGGAATGAACTGTCAAAATCGGGTTAGACTTAATATCTCAG ATTGTGTGTCAACAGCTTCACCCATCATCTTTAATTTCTCCACTAAGTTTACTAATGAATCATGGGCAAATATCAGCATCCCACTGCCTCGTGTGAATGATGAGTCAGTGCTCTTTGTCCTTTGGGGTTGTGTAGGATTGGCTGTGAGTAAACTTGTCCTCAGTGCTTTTTGCATATGG